In one window of Saccharomyces paradoxus chromosome VII, complete sequence DNA:
- the VPS73 gene encoding putative sugar transporter (Mitochondrial protein~similar to YGL104C), whose translation MNRILSSASLLSNVSIPRQNKHKITKALFYAIIVASIGSIQFGYHLSELNAPQQVLSCSEFDIPMEGYPYDRTWLGKRGYKQCIPLNDEQIGIVTSVFCIGGILGSYFATSLANIYGRKLSSLINCTLNIIGSLIIFNSNSYRGLIVGRILVGISCGSLIVIIPLFIKEVAPSGWEGLLGSMTQICIRLGVLLTQGVALPLTDSYRWRWILFGSFLIAVLNLFMWFIVDESPKWLLAHGRVIDAKLSLYKLRGGTFDEAAQEIQEWQLQIESGDPLIEPTTTNSINGSNSLWKYLRDGTNIKPRHVITVLLFGQQFCGINSIVLYGTKIISQLYPQHAIKINFFISMVNVLVTVLVSLLIHGLPRKPLLMASTVLVSITAFVMGMAMNHNKMNLLIVFSFIYMGVFTMGLNPLPFIIMREISKPEDMVLAQRYGTICNWIGTFIIAYTFPIIHDVLSGYVFIIFAIIACSISVFIWKRVPETKRRVAGYNEIWANY comes from the coding sequence ATGAATAGAATTCTATCCAGCGCGTCGTTGCTATCCAATGTTAGTATACCAAGGCAAAATAAGCACAAAATTACAAAGGCTTTGTTTTATGCAATTATAGTAGCCTCAATTGGCTCAATACAATTTGGTTACCACTTATCAGAACTAAATGCACCTCAGCAGGTGCTTTCGTGTTCAGAATTTGACATACCCATGGAGGGCTATCCCTATGACCGGACGTGGTTGGGGAAGAGAGGATATAAACAATGCATACCATTGAATGACGAACAGATTGGAATCGTGACCTCCGTTTTTTGTATTGGAGGCATTTTAGGCTCTTATTTTGCCACTAGTTTGGCCAATATTTATGGAAGAAAGTTGTCAAGTTTAATTAACTGCACATTGAACATCATTGGTTCTCTGATAATTTTCAATTCGAATAGTTATAGGGGTTTAATCGTCGGTAGGATTCTAGTGGGAATTTCGTGTGGCTCTTTGATCGTTATTATACCACTGTTCATTAAGGAGGTTGCTCCGAGTGGTTGGGAAGGTTTATTAGGTTCGATGACTCAAATCTGTATCAGACTAGGCGTCTTGTTGACACAAGGAGTAGCACTCCCACTAACTGATTCATATCGTTGGAGATGGATTTTGTTTGGCAGCTTCCTTATCGCGGTATTGAACCTATTCATGTGGTTTATAGTCGATGAATCTCCAAAATGGTTGCTAGCACATGGAAGGGTTATCGATGCTAAGTTATCTTTATATAAACTGCGTGGTGGGACTTTTGATGAGGCCGCACAAGAGATACAGGAATGGCAATTGCAAATAGAATCTGGGGACCCATTAATTGAACCAACGACCACAAACTCTATTAACGGTTCAAACTCATTATGGAAATACTTGAGGGACGGAACAAACATTAAGCCCCGCCATGTTATCACTGTGTTGTTATTCGGCCAACAATTTTGCGGTATAAACTCCATTGTGCTATATGGTACCAAGATAATTAGTCAACTGTATCCTCAACACGCAATCaagataaattttttcattagtATGGTAAATGTATTAGTCACTGTATTAGTATCTCTGCTGATTCATGGTTTGCCACGTAAACCACTTTTGATGGCGTCCACCGTTTTGGTCTCTATTACTGCCTTTGTCATGGGAATGGCAATGAATCATAATAAAATGAACCTTTTGAtagttttttcattcataTATATGGGAGTTTTCACGATGGGCCTAAATCCATTGCCATTTATAATAATGAGAGAAATATCGAAACCAGAAGATATGGTCCTTGCGCAAAGATACGGTACCATTTGCAATTGGATAGGAACTTTTATTATTGCATACACATTCCCTATCATTCATGATGTTCTATCAGGTTATGTTTTTATCATATTTGCTATCATAGCATGTTCAATAAGCGTCTTTATCTGGAAGAGGGTTCCAGAGACCAAGAGGCGTGTGGCTGGCTACAATGAAATATGGGCCAATTATTGA
- the RPL28 gene encoding 60S ribosomal protein uL15 (Ribosomal 60S subunit protein L28~similar to YGL103W) has protein sequence MPSRFTKTRKHRGHVSAGKGRVGKHRKHPGGRGMAGGQHHHRINMDKYHPGYFGKVGMRYFHKQQAHFWKPVLNLDKLWTLIPEDKRDQYLKSASKETAPVIDTLAAGYGKILGKGRIPNVPVIVKARFVSKLAEEKIRAAGGVVELIA, from the exons ATGCCTTCCAGATTCACTAAGACTAGAAAGCACAGAGGTCACGTCTCAG CCGGTAAAGGTCGTGTCGGTAAGCACAGAAAGCACCCCGGTGGTAGAGGTATGGCCGGTGGTCAACATCACCACAGAATTAACATGGATAAATACCATCCAGGTTATTTCGGTAAGGTTGGTATGAGATACTTCCACAAGCAACAAGCTCATTTCTGGAAGCCAGTCTTGAATTTGGACAAATTGTGGACTTTGATCCCAGAAGACAAGAGAGACCAATACTTGAAGTCTGCTTCCAAGGAGACTGCTCCAGTTATTGACACCTTGGCTGCCGGTTACGGTAAGATTTTGGGTAAGGGTAGAATTCCAAACGTCCCAGTTATTGTCAAAGCTAGATTCGTCTCCAAGTTggctgaagaaaaaatcagagCTGCTGGTGGTGTTGTTGAATTGATCGCTTAA
- the YGK1 gene encoding 5'-deoxynucleotidase (similar to YGL101W): MCAVNVWKPEDNIPAEILAILSKPHPNYQLAFLNIIQLLKTQRRTGWVDHGIDPCESISDHMYRMGLTTMLITDKNIDRNKCIRIALVHDFAESLVGDITPNDPMTKEEKHRREFETVKYLCETIIKPCSESTSREILDDWLAYEKQTCLEGRYVKDIDKYEMLVQCFEYEQKYNGKKDLEQFWSAINDIKTDEVKKWTQRLLEDRKAFFDNLKE, from the coding sequence ATGTGTGCAGTTAACGTCTGGAAGCCAGAAGATAATATTCCTGCAGAAATTCTAGCAATTCTTTCGAAACCTCACCCCAATTATCAGTTAGCGTTTTTAAATATCATacaacttttgaaaacgCAAAGAAGAACTGGTTGGGTTGACCACGGTATTGATCCATGTGAAAGTATATCTGACCATATGTACCGAATGGGGTTGACCACCATGCTGATTACGGACAAGAATATAGATCGTAATAAATGTATTAGAATTGCCCTTGTTCATGATTTTGCGGAGTCATTAGTTGGTGATATTACGCCAAATGACCCAATGACCAAGGAGGAAAAGCACCGCAGAGAATTCGAAACTGTCAAGTATCTTTGTGAAACCATAATTAAACCCTGCAGTGAAAGTACATCTAGGGAAATCCTTGATGATTGGTTAGCATACGAAAAACAGACTTGTTTGGAAGGAAGATATGTCAAAGATATCGATAAGTACGAAATGCTGGTCCAATGTTTTGAGTATGAACAAAAGTATAATGGCAAGAAGGATCTGGAACAATTTTGGAGTGCCATCAATGATATAAAAACAGATGAAGTTAAAAAATGGACTCAACGTTTACTAGAAGATCGAAAGGCCTTTTTCGACAATTTGAAGGAGTAG
- the SEH1 gene encoding Seh1p (Component of two distinct complexes~similar to YGL100W): protein MQPFDSGHDDLVHDVVYDFYGRHVATCSSDQHIKVFKLDKDTSNWELSDSWRAHDSSIVAIDWASPEYGRIIASASYDKTVKLWEEDPDQEECSGRRWSKLCTLNDSKGSLYSVKFAPAHLGLKLACLGNDGILRLYDALEPSDLRSWTLTSEMKVLSIPPANHLQSDFCLSWCPSRFSPEKLAVSALEQAIIYQRGKDGKLHIAARLSGHKSLIRSISWAPSIGRWYQLIATGCKDGKIRIFKITEKLSPLVSEESLTNSNIFDNSADVDMDAQDKSDPNTEEKSELQSNLKVELLSEHDDHNGEVWSVSWNLTGTILSSAGDDGKVRLWKATYSNEFKCMSVITAQQ from the coding sequence ATGCAACCCTTTGATAGTGGGCATGATGACTTAGTCCATGATGTCGTTTATGATTTTTATGGGAGACATGTGGCAACATGCTCTTCCGACCAACATATtaaagttttcaaattggACAAGGACACAAGCAATTGGGAGCTAAGCGATTCATGGAGAGCTCATGATAGTAGTATTGTGGCCATCGATTGGGCCAGTCCTGAGTATGGCCGCATCATTGCTTCAGCCTCTTACGATAAGACGGTAAAATTATGGGAAGAGGACCCCGACCAAGAAGAATGTTCTGGCCGTCGTTGGAGCAAATTGTGTACATTGAATGATTCCAAAGGGTCACTTTACAGCGTAAAGTTTGCGCCAGCGCATTTGGGCTTAAAATTAGCTTGTTTAGGTAACGATGGGATTCTCAGGCTTTATGACGCCTTAGAACCTTCTGACTTAAGATCATGGACATTGACTTCTGAAATGAAAGTACTTTCTATACCACCAGCAAATCATTTACAATCTGATTTTTGCCTCTCTTGGTGTCCTTCAAGATTCTCTCCTGAAAAACTTGCAGTCTCTGCATTGGAGCAAGCGATTATATATCAAAGAGGTAAAGACGGTAAACTTCACATTGCAGCAAGACTTAGTGGTCATAAAAGTTTAATAAGAAGCATCAGCTGGGCACCTTCCATTGGTAGATGGTATCAACTCATTGCAACAGGTTGCAAAGATGGTAAGATTcgaattttcaaaatcacaGAAAAATTAAGTCCCCTGGTCTCAGAGGAGTCTTTAACTAACTCAAATATATTTGATAATAGTGCTGATGTTGATATGGATGCACAAGATAAATCGGACCCAAATACCGAAGAGAAATCCGAACTACAATCAAACTTGAAGGTTGAACTTCTAAGTGAGCATGATGACCATAATGGCGAAGTTTGGTCTGTTTCTTGGAACCTAACGGGTACGATTCTAAGCAGTGCTGGAGATGATGGGAAAGTACGTTTATGGAAAGCCACATATTCAAATGAATTTAAGTGCATGTCTGTAATTACTGCCCAACAATAA
- the LSG1 gene encoding ribosome biogenesis GTPase LSG1 (GTPase involved in 60S ribosomal subunit biogenesis~similar to YGL099W): MPPKEAPKKWKAPKGPKPNHRKNKNKLELGRAIKYARQKENAIEYLPDGEMRFTTDKHEAGWVKLRSVTQESALDEFLSTAALADKDFTADRHSNVKIIRMDSGNDSATSQGFSMTNEQRGNLNAKQRALAKDLIVPRRPAWDEGMSKFQLDRQEKEAFLEWRRKLAHLQESNEDLLLTPFERNIEVWKQLWRVVERSDLVVQIVDARNPLLFRSVDLERYVKESDNRKANLLLVNKADLLTKKQRIAWAKYFISKNISFTFYSALRANQLLEKQKEMGDDYREQEVEDPDEDAGEEESDADEEVLEKVKILSIDQLEELFLSKAPNEPLLPPLPGQSPLINIGLVGYPNVGKSSTINSLVGAKKVSVSSTPGKTKHFQTIKLSDSVMLCDCPGLVFPNFAYNKGELVCNGVLPIDQLRDYIGPAGLVAERIPKYYIEAIYGIHIQTKSREEGGNGDIPTAQELLVAYARARGYMTQGYGSADEPRASRYILKDYVNGKLLYVNPPPHLEDDTPYTREECEAFNKDLYVFNRLPETRREQVQNAAKAKGIDIVDLARDLNQLTFSAHTGGDTQKEAKSVTHGGKQAALYNAAEDLDRDFFKMNNVEGRLSTPFHKVQNSSSGKRHNKKNKSKNAKSKVFSIENN; this comes from the coding sequence ATGCCACCAAAAGAAGCCCCTAAGAAATGGAAGGCACCAAAAGGGCCAAAACCTAACCATCgcaaaaataagaataagCTGGAATTAGGCAGAGCTATTAAATATGCAcgccaaaaagaaaacgcCATCGAGTATCTACCTGATGGTGAAATGAGGTTTACTACCGATAAACATGAAGCTGGCTGGGTTAAATTAAGATCTGTGACTCAAGAGTCGGCTTTagatgaatttttgagTACGGCTGCACTGGCAGACAAGGATTTCACGGCGGATAGGCATTCTAATGTAAAAATTATTAGAATGGATAGCGGTAATGATTCTGCAACTTCTCAAGGGTTTTCTATGACCAATGAACAGCGTGGAAATCTTAATGCGAAGCAAAGAGCACTTGCTAAGGATTTGATTGTTCCAAGGAGGCCTGCATGGGATGAAGGCATGTCCAAGTTTCAGTTGGATAggcaagaaaaggaagcgTTTTTGGAAtggagaagaaaattggCGCATTTACAGGAAAGCAACGAAGATTTATTGCTAACACcgtttgaaagaaatatcGAAGTTTGGAAACAATTATGGAGAGTCGTCGAAAGGTCAGATTTAGTCGTTCAAATTGTAGATGCGAGGAACCCATTGCTGTTTAGATCTGTTGATTTAGAAAGATATGTAAAAGAATCGGATAACAGAAAAGCAAATTTACTGTTAGTCAACAAAGCAGATTTATTGACTAAAAAGCAGCGTATCGCTTGGGCAAAATACTTTATCTCCAAAAATATCTCGTTCACGTTTTACTCTGCATTGAGGGCCAATCAATTATTGgagaaacaaaaggaaatggGGGACGATTATAGGGAGCAAGAAGTTGAAGACCCTGATGAAGACgctggtgaagaagaatcgGATGctgatgaagaagttttagaaaaagttaaaattCTTTCCATTGACCAGTTGGAAGAATTGTTTTTATCAAAGGCTCCGAATGAGCCTTTATTGCCACCCCTACCCGGTCAATCTCCTTTGATCAATATTGGTTTGGTTGGTTATCCAAATGTAGGAAAATCCTCCACAATTAACTCGCTTGTGGGCGCTAAAAAAGTTTCCGTTTCGTCCACACCCGGTAAAACGAAGCACTTCCAAACCATTAAGTTATCTGATTCTGTTATGCTTTGTGATTGTCCCGGTCTTGTCTTCCCAAATTTTGCATATAACAAAGGTGAGCTTGTCTGTAATGGTGTTTTACCTATTGATCAATTACGTGATTATATTGGTCCAGCGGGTTTAGTAGCAGAGAGAATACCAAAGTATTACATTGAAGCCATTTATGGTATCCATATTCAAACCAAATCAAGGGAGGAAGGTGGGAATGGGGATATACCAACTGCTCAAGAATTGTTAGTCGCATATGCTAGAGCGCGTGGTTATATGACTCAAGGTTACGGTTCCGCCGATGAACCGAGGGCAAGCCGTTATATATTGAAAGATTACGTTAATGGGAAATTGCTGTATGTCAACCCCCCACCTCATCTAGAGGATGATACACCTTACACTAGGGAAGAATGTGAAGCATTTAACAAGGATCTATATGTCTTCAATAGACTTCCGGAGACCAGAAGGGAGCAAGTGCAAAATGCTGCTAAGGCTAAAGGCATCGATATTGTGGATTTAGCCCGTGATTTGAATCAGCTAACATTTTCAGCTCACACTGGTGGGGACACGCAAAAAGAAGCTAAATCTGTTACGCACGGTGGTAAACAAGCTGCATTATACAATGCCGCTGAGGACTTGGATAgagatttcttcaaaatgaaCAACGTTGAAGGTAGATTAAGTACACCATTCCACAAGGTTCAAAATAGTTCATCTGGTAAGAGacataacaaaaaaaacaaaagtaaaaatgcaaaaagtAAAGTCTTTAGCATTGAAAATAACTAG
- the USE1 gene encoding SNAP receptor USE1 (Essential SNARE protein localized to the ER~similar to YGL098W), which yields MTEVSNDPFLAYVLNSKQLTNLDRLRKKAVTKQLEFSADNKNPEEFLRYQHMYQREAFEYLQTKHDSHKIMESQYELYQRSSKTRRYSIDLDSVGTADTEPQTGNSNEDFLDRNEDNEAVMELRKRLLGKPQNKGLGHEPTKSVDRQIEDQDTLQQDLIQDMSKLVGSLKQGAVAFQSALDEDKQVLGAAEIGIQVASQGLMDVSGKLRKYDKSKLSYLFYITVFIFMILGLVFTFIIIQLFPAL from the coding sequence ATGACTGAAGTTTCCAATGACCCGTTTCTGGCCTACGTTTTGAATAGCAAACAGTTAACTAATTTGGATCGTCTACGAAAGAAAGCAGTTACAAAACAACTGGAATTCAGTGCCGACAATAAGAACCCTGAGGAGTTTTTGAGGTATCAACATATGTATCAAAGAGAAGCATTTGAATATCTACAAACAAAACATGATTCTCacaaaataatggaatCTCAGTACGAGCTCTATCAGAGAAGTTCAAAGACAAGAAGATACAGTATCGATTTAGATTCTGTAGGCACAGCAGATACGGAACCACAAACAGGAAATTCAAATGAGGACTTTCTTGATAGGAATGAAGATAACGAAGCTGTTATGGAGCTGAGAAAAAGGTTGTTAGGGAAGCCGCAGAACAAGGGCTTAGGACATGAGCCCACAAAATCAGTCGATAGGCAAATTGAAGATCAAGACACGTTGCAACAGGATTTGATTCAGGATATGAGCAAGCTTGTAGGCAGTTTGAAACAGGGAGCTGTGGCATTCCAATCAGCACTTGATGAAGATAAGCAAGTTCTTGGAGCTGCGGAGATAGGTATTCAAGTTGCCTCTCAAGGTTTAATGGATGTTAGCGGTAAATTGAGAAAATATGACAAAAGCAAATTGAGTTACCTGTTTTATATCactgttttcatttttatgaTTCTCGGCCTGGTGTTTACATTTATTATAATCCAGCTATTTCCAGCACTATAA
- the SRM1 gene encoding Ran guanyl-nucleotide exchange factor (Nucleotide exchange factor for Gsp1p~similar to YGL097W) has product MVKRTSATNGDASDAHRAKKMSKTHASRIINTQEDYKHMYLSVQPLDIFCWGTGSMCELGLGPLAKNKEVKRPRLNPFLPRDEAKIISFAVGGMHTLALDEESNVWSWGCNDVGALGRDTSNAKEQLKDMDADDSSDDEDGDLNELESTPAKIPRESFPPLAEGHKVVQLAATDNMSCALFSNGEVYAWGTFRCNEGILGFYQDKIKIQNTPWKVPAFSKYNIVQLAPGKDHILFLDEEGMVFAWGNGQQNQLGRKVMERFRLKTLDPRPFGLRHVKYIASGENHCFALTKDNKLVSWGLNQFGQCGVSEDVEDGALVTKPKRLALPENVVVRSIAAGEHHSLILSQDGDLYSCGRLDMFEVGISKGDLPEYTYKDVHGKARAVPLPTKLDNVPKFKSVAAGSHHSIAVAQNGIAYSWGFGETYAVGLGPSEDDTEVPTRIKNTATQDHNIILVGCGGQFSVSGGVRLSDEEVEKRADEMDD; this is encoded by the coding sequence ATGGTCAAAAGAACAAGCGCCACCAATGGTGATGCGTCTGATGCTCACAGAGCTAAGAAAATGTCCAAGACTCATGCCTCTCGTATCATAAACACTCAAGAAGACTACAAGCACATGTACTTAAGTGTTCAACCATTGGACATATTTTGCTGGGGTACTGGTTCTATGTGTGAGCTTGGCTTGGGTCCGCTCGCCAAAAATAAGGAAGTTAAAAGACCAAGGCTAAATCCATTCTTACCTCGCGATGAGGCTAAGATCATTTCTTTCGCAGTCGGTGGTATGCACACCCTAGCCCTTGACGAAGAAAGCAATGTATGGTCTTGGGGTTGCAATGATGTGGGTGCCTTGGGTAGAGATACTTCCAACGCTAAGGAACAACTTAAGGACATGGACGCCGATGACTCaagtgatgatgaagatggtgATCTGAACGAATTGGAATCTACGCCAGCTAAAATACCAAGAGAATCATTCCCACCTTTAGCAGAGGGACACAAGGTCGTGCAATTGGCGGCTACAGACAATATGAGTTGTGCCTTGTTTAGCAACGGCGAAGTATATGCATGGGGTACTTTCCGTTGCAATGAAGGTATCTTGGGGTTTTATCAAgataaaattaaaattcaaaacacCCCATGGAAAGTGCCTGCCTTTTCTAAGTACAATATTGTTCAATTAGCTCCTGGTAAGGACCACATACTTTTCTTAGATGAAGAGGGTATGGTATTTGCTTGGGGTAACGGCCAACAAAACCAATTAGGAAGAAAAGTTATGGAAAGATTCCGTTTGAAGACTTTGGATCCCAGACCATTTGGATTAAGACATGTAAAATACATTGCGTCAGGAGAGAATCATTGCTTTGCCTTGACAAAGGACAACAAGTTGGTGAGTTGGGGATTGAACCAGTTTGGTCAATGTGGTGTTTCAGAGGACGTGGAGGATGGTGCACTTGTTACTAAGCCAAAAAGACTAGCATTGCCTGAAAACGTTGTTGTTAGAAGCATTGCTGCTGGTGAACATCACTCATTAATTCTATCTCAAGATGGCGATCTGTATTCTTGCGGTAGACTAGATATGTTCGAAGTCGGCATCTCAAAAGGCGATTTGCCCGAATATACCTACAAAGATGTTCATGGAAAAGCACGTGCAGTACCACTCCCAACAAAGCTGGATAATGTTCCTAAGTTCAAAAGTGTCGCAGCGGGATCTCACCATTCAATCGCGGTAGCTCAGAATGGTATTGCCTATTCCTGGGGATTCGGTGAAACCTACGCCGTTGGTTTAGGTCCTTCTGAAGATGATACTGAAGTTCCAACTAGAATCAAGAATACTGCAACACAGGATCATAACATCATTTTAGTTGGATGTGGAGGTCAGTTTTCTGTATCTGGTGGGGTTAGGCTGTCTGATGAAGAAGTCGAAAAGAGAGCAGACGAAATGGATGATTAA
- the TOS8 gene encoding Tos8p (Homeodomain-containing protein and transcription factor~similar to YGL096W), with product MGTSIVNLNQKIELPPIQVLFESLNRENEPKPHFEECRLYQPNPSFVPRTNIAVGSPVNPVPVSSPVFFIGPSPARGVQNTNAMMSQNIRQYPVVYNNNREVISTGERNYVITVGGPPVSSSQPEYEHLSTSNYYQDQRVPQPYAVNATTMVGRYANPQPISISRGKMLSGNININTVHGSSKEYSAREKKHKAHGKRSNLPKATVSILNKWLHEHVNNPYPTVQEKRELLAKTGLTKLQISNWFINARRRKIFSGQNDANNYRRKFSSSANLTKL from the coding sequence ATGGGTACTAGCATAGTAAAtctaaatcaaaaaatcgaGTTGCCCCCGATTCAGGTCTTATTCGAGTCACTAAACCGGGAAAATGAACCAAAACCACACTTCGAGGAATGCAGGTTATACCAACCTAACCCTTCATTTGTTCCCAGAACAAACATAGCAGTCGGTAGTCCAGTTAACCCGGTTCCGGTATCATCCcctgttttttttattggtCCCTCTCCAGCGAGAGGCGTCCAGAATACCAATGCTATGATGAGCCAAAACATACGCCAGTATCCAGTtgtatataataataaccGGGAAGTTATATCTACAGGTGAGAGAAATTACGTAATAACTGTAGGTGGACCTCCAGTATCTTCTTCGCAGCCTGAGTATGAGCATCTTTCAACTTCTAACTACTACCAAGACCAGAGAGTGCCGCAACCCTATGCTGTAAATGCGACTACAATGGTAGGTCGCTATGCAAATCCTCAGCCTATTAGCATTTCAAGAGGTAAGATGTTATCTGGCAACATAAATATAAACACAGTCCACGGATCTAGTAAGGAGTATTCCgcaagagaaaagaagcatAAGGCCCATGGTAAAAGATCTAATTTACCGAAGGCCACTGTTTCTATTCTAAATAAATGGTTACATGAGCACGTGAATAACCCTTACCCAACCGTGcaggaaaaaagagagcTGCTAGCGAAAACTGGTCTTACTAAacttcaaatttcaaattggTTCATCAAtgctagaagaagaaaaatcttttctgGCCAGAATGACGCAAATAAttacagaagaaaattcagctCTTCCGCAAATTTAACTAAGCTTTGA
- the VPS45 gene encoding Vps45p (Protein of the Sec1p/Munc-18 family~similar to YGL095C): MNLFDVADYYINKIVTSRSKLSVANVNEHQRIKVLLLDKNTTPTISLCATQSDLLKHEIYLVEKIENEQREVSRHLRCLVYVKPTEETLQYLLRELRNPRYGEYQIFFSNIVSKSQLERLAESDDLEAVTKVEEIFQDFFILNQDLFSLDLQPREFLSNKLVWSETGLTKCTNSLVSVLLSLKIKPEIRFEGASKICEKLAKEVSYEIGKNERTFFDFPVMDSMPVLLILDRKTDPITPLLQPWTYQSMINEYIGIKRNIVDLSNVPKIDKDLEKVTLSSKQDAFFRDTMYLNFGELGDKVKQYVTTYKDKTQTNSQINSIEDIKNFIEKYPEFRKLSGNVAKHMAIVGELDRQLKIKNIWEVSEIEQNLSAHDANEEDFSDLIKLIQNETVDNYYKLKLACIYSLNNQTSSDKIRQLIDVLTQQLSPEDVNFLHKFKSLFNRQDKRTQSKNDKDDILTELARRFNSRMNSKSNTAENVYMQHIPEISSLLTELSKNALSKDRFKEIDTQSHGVTRTQQSKDIPQDVILFVIGGVTYEEARLVHEFNGTMNNRMRVVLGGTSILSTKEYMDSIRAAK; this comes from the coding sequence ATGAACCTTTTTGATGTGGCTGATTACtatataaacaaaattGTGACTTCCCGATCGAAATTGAGCGTAGCTAATGTCAACGAACACCAAAGGATTAAGGTTTTACTGTTGGATAAGAACACTACCCCTACAATATCTTTATGTGCCACTCAAAGCGACTTATTGAAGCATGAAATATACCTGgtagaaaaaatagaaaatgaGCAACGCGAAGTGTCCAGGCATTTAAGGTGCCTAGTTTACGTTAAGCCCACAGAAGAGACGCTGCAATACCTCCTACGCGAGCTAAGAAATCCTCGGTATGGCGAATACCAAATATTCTTTAGTAACATTGTTTCTAAATCGCAATTAGAAAGGCTAGCCGAATCTGACGACCTGGAGGCTGTTACTAAAGTGGAAGAAATATTCCAAGacttttttatattaaaCCAAGACTTATTTTCGTTGGATTTGCAACCGAGAGAATTTTTAAGTAATAAATTAGTTTGGAGCGAAACCGGGCTAACGAAATGCACCAATAGCTTAGTGTCTGTGCTTTTATCCTTAAAGATAAAACCAGAAATTAGGTTTGAAGGAGCAAGTAAAATTTGTGAAAAACTGGCCAAAGAAGTTTCCTATGAGATTggtaaaaatgaaagaactTTTTTCGATTTCCCTGTGATGGATTCAATGCCTGTATTGCTGATTTTAGATCGTAAGACTGATCCTATAACTCCTTTACTTCAACCTTGGACCTATCAATCAATGATCAATGAGTATATAGGCATTAAGCGGAATATAGTTGATTTATCGAATGTGCCTAAAATTGATAAAGACCTAGAAAAGGTCACTCTATCATCGAAGCAAGACGCTTTTTTCAGGGACACCAtgtatttgaattttggagAACTGGGTGACAAAGTAAAACAATATGTGACCACATACAAAGACAAAACACAAACTAACAGCCAAATAAATTCCATTGAGGATatcaaaaactttattgagAAGTATCCCGAGTTTAGAAAACTATCCGGAAATGTGGCTAAACATATGGCTATAGTTGGAGAATTAGATAGGCagttgaagataaaaaatatatggGAAGTTAGTGAAATAGAACAAAACCTATCTGCACACGATGCTAATGAAGAGGATTTCTCCGATTTGATCAAACTAATACAAAATGAAACTGTTGATAACTATTACAAATTAAAGCTTGCATGtatttattctttgaaCAATCAAACCAGCTCAGATAAGATCCGTCAACTAATTGACGTTCTAACCCAACAACTTTCTCCAGAAGACGTGAACTTTCTCCATAAATTTAAATCGCTTTTCAACCGCCAAGATAAAAGGACTCAAAgcaaaaatgataaagacGACATACTGACTGAACTGGCAAGAAGATTTAATAGTAGAATGAATTCTAAGAGCAACACTGCTGAAAACGTCTATATGCAACACATTCCGGAAATTTCGTCATTGCTAACAGAGCTCTCCAAAAACGCGTTATCCAAAGATCgtttcaaagaaatagatACTCAAAGTCATGGGGTGACCAGAACTCAACAGAGCAAAGACATACCTCAGGATGTTATATTGTTTGTTATTGGCGGTGTAACTTATGAGGAAGCAAGGTTAGTTCATGAGTTTAATGGAACGATGAATAACAGGATGAGGGTGGTCTTAGGAGGTACCTCTATACTTTCAACCAAAGAATATATGGATTCCATCAGAGCCGCAAAATAA